In Pelmatolapia mariae isolate MD_Pm_ZW linkage group LG2, Pm_UMD_F_2, whole genome shotgun sequence, one DNA window encodes the following:
- the glod5 gene encoding glyoxalase domain-containing protein 5, which produces MALRAAGGRLWQFQKSCLKVTSFQTLGTVKYKRTCPVEVSHLDHLVLTVKSVPDTISFYGSVLGMEVVTFKGNRKALSFGQQKFNLHQRGQEFEPKAKHPTSGSADLCLITKTPLAEVAAHLKACGVKIEEGPVERTGAVGTITSLYFRDPDQNLIEVSNYNQSTAKDSS; this is translated from the exons ATGGCGCTCCGGGCAGCTGGAGGTCGTTTATGGCAGTTTCAGAAGAGCTGTCTGAAG GTTACCAGCTTTCAAACACTAGGAACTGTCAAATACAAAAGAACCTGTCCCGTTGAAGTGAGCCATCTGGATCATTTGGTGCTTACAGTGAAAAGTGTGCCAGATACCATCAGTTTTTACGGCTCAGTTCTTGGCATGGAGGTGGTCACTTTTAAG GGAAACCGCAAGGCTCTGAGCTTTGGGCAGCAGAAGTTTAACCTTCACCAGCGGGGGCAGGAGTTTGAACCAAAAGCTAAACATCCAACCTCTGGCTCTGCAGACTTGTGTCTCATAACCAAAACCCCTCTAGCTGAAGTAGCTGCTCATCTTAAG GCTTGTGGAGTCAAGATTGAAGAGGGTCCCGTGGAGAGGACGGGGGCCGTggggaccatcacctcactgtACTTTAGAGATCCTGACCAAAATCTTATTGAAGTGTCAAACTATAACCAGTCAACAGCAAAGGACTCTTCTTGA
- the rlim gene encoding E3 ubiquitin-protein ligase RLIM: protein MEGSDSVEQNGSDLPESQRRRQLDRLDREEAFYQFVNNLSDEDYRLMRDNNLLGTPGEVTQDELFNRLQQIKDGPEQQNNTAGTESVEDPVEQPESSEDPASGDSLLDWLNTVRRTGNTTRTGHRGNQSWRAVSQTNPNSGDFRFSLEISVNRNLAEQQAAVEGEQESIEQPPEESSEQSPEESQSQEESSEQSPEERSEQPPEELPEQSPEQAPEGQEIVANAEPPVPMETEVVEEPVVDELAVIVEPEPELEEVVSQELVSESPTSPSPLPVQPPLCPSPRRGQRRPRSRSPEPRRTRARLARSRSPLNLDQLDGLPNPRHSYISQSGSSSSSAPPVPQVEGSSRTRQHVLSRPSHTDGDAQQSRAAAESIPEANNVASQEVEAYGGEGGAAGRRPPTIMLDLQVRRVRPGEYRQRDSIASRTRSRSQNSNNTFMYESERGGFRRTFSRSERAGVRTYVSTIRIPIRRISDAGLGEATSMALQSMIRQIMTGFGELGYLMDSDSDSSDSNRGANAPAEIEALHNPDATPADAPAADVDEQQVAAGGRGRTVETDMDEGLATGPPPTGGRARPRPPIGLEEPSSLPFLRLAHFFLLNDDDEDQPQGLTKEQIDNLSMRNFGESDALKTCSVCITEYAEGNKLRKLPCSHEYHVHCIDRWLSENSTCPICRRAVLVSANRESVV, encoded by the exons ATGGAGGGGTCTGACAGCGTGGAGCAGAATGGCAGTGACCTGCCAGAGTCACAGCGCAGGAGGCAGCTGGACCGCCTGGACAGGGAGGAGGCCTTTTACCAGTTTGTCAACAATCTCAGTGATGAGGACTACCGTCTCATGAGAGACAACAACCTTTTGGGCACTCCAG GTGAGGTAACACAAGATGAGTTATTCAATAGACTTCAGCAAATCAAAGATGGTCCTGAGCAACAGAATAACACCGCTGGTACTGAAAGTGTAGAAGATCCAGTTG AACAACCGGAAAGCTCAGAGGATCCTGCCAGTGGCGATAGTCTGCTTGACTGGCTGAACACTGTGAGGCGCACAGGCAACACAACTAGAACCGGTCATCGTGGGAATCAGTCATGGCGGGCTGTGAGCCAGACCAACCCGAACAGTGGCGATTTTCGCTTCAGTCTAGAAATCAGTGTGAACCGCAATCTGGCTGAGCAACAGGCAGCTGTCGAGGGAGAGCAGGAATCTATAGAGCAACCTCCAGAAGAATCATCAGAGCAATCTCCAGAAGAATCGCAATCGCAAGAAGAATCGTCAGAGCAATCGCCAGAAGAAAGGTCAGAGCAACCTCCAGAAGAATTGCCAGAACAGTCTCCAGAACAAGCTCCAGAGGGTCAAGAAATAGTGGCAAATGCTGAACCACCAGTTCCCATGGAGACAGAAGTGGTAGAAGAACCAGTTGTAGATGAGTTGGCGGTCATAGTGGAACCAGAGCCTGAACTAGAAGAGGTTGTTTCACAAGAGCTTGTAAGTGAATCTCCCACCTCACCTTCTCCCCTGCCAGTGCAGCCACCACTCTGTCCTTCTCCACGCAGAGGGCAAAGGAGACCCCGCAGCCGTAGTCCAGAACCACGCAGGACTCGGGCCCGTTTAGCCAGGAGCCGCTCCCCTCTCAACTTGGATCAACTTGATGGACTCCCTAATCCACGGCATTCTTACATCTCTCAAAGTGGCAGTTCTTCCAGCAGTGCTCCCCCTGTACCTCAAGTGGAGGGTAGCTCACGGACTCGACAGCATGTTCTTTCAAGACCAAGCCACACTGATGGAGATGCTCAGCAGTCTAGGGCAGCTGCAGAATCTATTCCAGAGGCCAACAATGTTGCCTCTCAGGAGGTAGAAGCCTATGGGGGCGAAGGGGGCGCAGCAGGGCGCCGTCCCCCTACTATTATGCTTGATCTTCAGGTGCGGCGTGTGCGTCCAGGTGAATATCGGCAAAGAGACAGCATTGCTAGTCGTACTCGCTCGCGCTCCCAGAACtcaaacaacacatttatgTATGAGAGTGAACGTGGTGGATTTCGTAGGACTTTCTCGCGCTCTGAGCGTGCTGGTGTGAGGACCTACGTCAGCACTATTCGCATCCCCATCCGAAGAATCTCCGATGCAGGTTTGGGAGAGGCAACTTCAATGGCTCTCCAGTCTATGATACGGCAGATCATGACTGGGTTTGGTGAGCTCGGCTACCTCATGGACTCGGACTCGGACTCTTCAGATTCAAACCGTGGAGCCAATGCTCCTGCAGAAATAGAAGCCCTCCATAATCCAGATGCTACACCTGCcgatgctcctgctgctgacgTTGACGAGCAACAGGTTGCTGCTGGAGGCAGAGGAAGGACGGTTGAGACTGATATGGATGAAGGCCTTGCCACTGGTCCGCCTCCCACTGGTGGCAGGGCTCGACCAAGACCACCTATCGGCCTGGAGGAGCCCAGCTCCCTGCCCTTCCTGCGACTTGCTCACTTCTTCCTactaaatgatgatgatgaagaccaGCCTCAGGGGCTGACCAAAGAACAGATTGACAACCTCTCCATGCGCAACTTTGGAGAGAGTGATGCCTTGAAGACTTGCAGTGTGTGCATAACAGAGTATGCAGAAGGGAACAAGCTACGCAAGCTTCCCTGCTCTCACGAGTACCATGTACACTGCATAGACCGCTGGCTCTCCGAAAACTCCACGTGCCCCATTTGCCGCAGGGCTGTCCTAGTGTCAGCCAACAGAGAGAGTGTGGTGTAA